One stretch of Euphorbia lathyris chromosome 7, ddEupLath1.1, whole genome shotgun sequence DNA includes these proteins:
- the LOC136201224 gene encoding alcohol dehydrogenase-like 7: MDTEKSPTIGNPIRCKAAVSRNPGEPLIMEEIMVAPPNRHEARIKIICTSLCQSDITFWKLKVFPGVFPRILGHEAIGVVESVGEDVDELKEGDIVIPTFIPDCADCVDCRSNKSNLCSKLPFKVSPWMPREEASRFTDLKGDVIYHFLSVSSFSEYTVIDTAHLTKIDPSVPPSRACLLSCGVSTGFGAAWRTANVEAGSTVVIFGLGSIGLAVAEGARVCGATRIIGVDMNPDKFEIAKKFGVSEFVSAGDTGNKPVSQMINEMTGGGADYCFECVGMASLVREAFSCCRKGWGKTIVLGVDKPGAEISLSSFEVLHGGKILTGALFGGLKPKPDIPVLLKRYMDKELQLDEFVTHEINFEEINKAFDLLIEGKSLRCVIWMDK, from the exons ATGGACACCGAGAAATCTCCGACGATCGGAAATCCAATTCGATGCAAAG CGGCGGTGAGTCGTAATCCGGGAGAGCCGCTGATAATGGAGGAGATAATGGTGGCGCCGCCGAATCGTCACGAAGCTCGGATAAAGATTATATGCACTTCTCTCTGTCAAAGCGACATTACCTTCTGGAAATTGAAG GTTTTTCCTGGTGTTTTCCCCAGAATTTTGGGTCACGAGGCTATTGG GGTCGTAGAGAGTGTAGGGGAAGACGTAGATGAGCTGAAGGAGGGGGATATAGTGATTCCCACATTTATTCCAGACTGCGCAGATTGCGTAGATTGCAGATCAAACAAGAGCAATCTTTGTTCAAAACTGCCCTTCAAGGTCTCTCCTTGGATGCCAAGAGAGGAGGCTAGTAGATTCACTGACTTAAAGGGAGATGTTATATATCATTTCCTCTCTGTCTCCAGTTTTAGTGAATATACTGTCATAGACACTGCCCATCTAACCAAGATTGACCCGTCCGTTCCTCCAAGCAGAGCATGCCTTCTCAGTTGCGGAGTATCAACTG GTTTTGGTGCTGCCTGGAGGACTGCAAATGTGGAGGCAGGTTCAACTGTTGTAATTTTTGGCTTGGGGTCAATTGGTTTAGCA GTTGCAGAAGGTGCGAGGGTATGTGGTGCTACTAGAATCATAGGTGTTGATATGAATCCAGACAAGTTTGAAATAG CGAAAAAGTTTGGCGTATCAGAATTTGTCAGTGCAGGAGATACTGGAAATAAACCAGTGAGCCAG ATGATTAATGAGATGACTGGTGGAGGTGCAGACTACTGTTTTGAATGCGTTGGCATGGCATCATTGGTGCGCGAAGCATTTTCGTGCTGCCGAAAG GGTTGGGGAAAGACAATTGTCTTAGGAGTGGACAAACCAGGGGCAGAAATAAGCCTTAGCTCTTTTGAAGTACTTCATGGTGGTAAAATCCTCACAGGAGCATTGTTTGGAGGTCTTAAACCTAAACCTGACATTCCAGTTCTTCTAAAACGCTACATGGACAAG gAGCTGCAGTTGGATGAGTTTGTGACACATGAGATAAATTTTGAAGAGATCAACAAAGCCTTTGATTTGCTGATTGAAGGAAAGTCTCTTCGCTGTGTTATTTGGATGGACAAATAA
- the LOC136200449 gene encoding neutral ceramidase 2-like, translating to MPFYMVTFMRLYTCISLWGFEILLDLIMYVCSKNLYMYLIGVGSYDMTGPAAQVNMMGYANMDQNTAGVHFRLRARTFIVADGEKGARFAFVNLDAGMASQLVTIRVLDKLRSRFGKLYTEENIAISGIHTHAGPGGYLQYLLYSVTSLGLVQQSFDAIVNAIVLSITQAHNSLKPGSIFINTGEVENAGINRSPSAYLLNPEEERARYTANVDKEMTLLKFVDSATKKSVGAFSWYATHGTSMSRDNKLISGDNKGAAARFFEDWFTTTNSTTLPTTTSNTYPFLVETEVSKLIKKAQKIKATGGQNCVKRTSQSFKVRKNNGSLFVGAFCQSNVGDVTPNVFGAFCIDTGKSCDFNHSSCHGDVRLCVGRGPGYPDEILSTKMIGERQFLKAVDLFSHASKELSGKIDYRHSYVNFTNLEVDLAGQGKAKTCPGGLGPGFAAGTTDGPGMFGFQQGDTEINELWRKVRDLLKKPSQYQQDCQNPKNVLLSTGEMFEPYAWTPAILPIQILRMGKLIILSVPAEFTTMAGRRLREAVKKTLVSNGGGEFDEETQIVIAGLTNAYSQYVATIQEYGQQRYEGASTLYGPHTLSAYIQEFTKLAESMAKGEQPPKTNLFPPDLTSKQLSLLLDPFIDSTPKGIQLGDIKQDINKKGSFKKGDRPSATFWSGNPRFDLLTEGTFALVEFLEGKRWIPAYDDDDFSLFFKWNLDNVTFSSLATIEWEIPEEARSGVYRLRHFGSSKKALDSPIGYFTGASSSFTVS from the exons ATGCCTTTCTACATGGTGACCTTCATGAGACTGTATACATGCATCAGCCTTTGGGGTTTCGAGATCCTGCTAGACCTGATTATGTATGTTTGCTCCAAAAATCTCTATATG TACTTGATCGGTGTGGGAAGCTATGACATGACTGGTCCGGCTGCTCAAGTAAACATGATGGGTTACGCTAACATGGACCAAAACACCGCCGGTGTCCATTTCCGGCTAAGGGCTAGGACTTTTATTGTGGCGGATGGTGAAAAAGGTGCAAGGTTTGCGTTTGTTAATCTTGATGCTGGTATGGCTTCTCAGCTTGTTACTATTCGAGTACTTGACAAACTAAGATCAAG GTTTGGGAAGTTGTATACAGAAGAAAACATAGCGATTAGTGGGATACATACTCATGCCGGCCCTGGAGGGTATCTGCAGTATCTACTTTACAGTGTTACTTCTCTTGGTCTTGTGCAACAATCATTCGATGCCATTGTAAATGCAATTGTGCTAAGCATAACACAGGCTCACAACAGCCTAAAGCCTGGTTCTATTTTCATCAACACAG GAGAGGTAGAGAATGCAGGAATAAACAGGAGTCCAAGTGCATATCTGCTAAACCCAGAAGAAGAGAGAGCAAGATATACTGCTAATGTTGATAAAGAGATGACCCTTTTGAAATTTGTAGATAGTGCAACTAAAAAAAGTGTAGGAGCATTCAGCTGGTATGCTACTCATGGAACCTCTATGAGCAGAGACAATAAACTCATCAGTGGAGATAACAAAGGAGCTGCTGCTAGATTTTTTGAGGACTGGTTCACTACTACCAATTCAACTACACTTCCCACCACAACAAGTAA CACATATCCATTTTTGGTGGAGACAGAAGTGAGTAAATTGATAAAGAAAGCCCAAAAGATAAAGGCCACAGGAGGACAAAATTGTGTTAAAAGGACAAGCCAATCTTTCAAGGTGAGGAAGAACAATGGGTCGCTATTTGTTGGAGCATTCTGCCAATCTAATGTCGGAGACGTGACTCCGAATGTGTTCGGAGCATTCTGCATTGACACCGGAAAATCTTGTGACTTCAACCATTCTTCATGTCACGGGGATGTCCGCCTCTGCGTTGGCCGTGGACCCGG ATATCCAGATGAAATATTGAGCACAAAGATGATAGGAGAGAGGCAATTCTTAAAGGCGGTTGATTTGTTCAGTCATGCCAGCAAGGAACTAAGTGGAAAGATTGATTATCGGCATTCATATGTCAATTTTACGAATCTTGAGGTGGATTTAGCTGGTCAAGGaaaagccaagacttgtcccgGTGGGCTTGGCCCAGGGTTTGCCGCTGGAACCACAGATGGGCCTGGCATGTTTGGTTTTCAGCAAGGCGACACCGAG ATAAACGAACTGTGGAGGAAAGTAAGAGACTTATTGAAAAAACCAAGCCAGTATCAACAGGACTGTCAAAATCCCAAAAATGTTTTGCTCTCAACTGGAGAAATGTTTGAACCTTATGCTTGGACG CCGGCAATTCTTCCAATTCAAATATTGAGGATGGGGAAATTGATCATACTTTCTGTACCAGCAG AGTTCACAACAATGGCCGGCCGACGACTGAGGGAAGCAGTGAAGAAGACATTAGTTAGTAATGGGGGAGGAGAGTTTGATGAAGAGACTCAGATTGTAATAGCAGGCCTCACAAACGCATATTCTCAATATGTTGCAACTATTCAAGAATACGGACAACAAAGATATGAG GGAGCTTCAACTCTCTATGGTCCTCATACACTGTCTGCATACATCCAAGAATTCACCAAACTAGCAGAATCAATGGCAAAAGGAGAACAACCCCCCAAAACAAACCTATTCCCCCCGGACCTAACCTCTAAACAACTAAGCCTCTTACTCGATCCTTTCATAGATTCAACCCCTAAGGGCATACAATTAGGGGACATTAAACAAGATATCAATAAAAAGGGCTCATTTAAGAAAGGAGACAGACCAAGTGCCACATTTTGGAGTGGTAATCCAAGGTTTGACTTGTTAACAGAAGGCACATTTGCACTTGTAGAGTTTCTAGAAGGAAAACGTTGGATACCAGcttatgatgatgatgatttcaGCTTGTTTTTTAAGTGGAATTTGGATAATGTTACCTTTTCTAGTTTAGCAACCATTGAGTGGGAGATACCAGAAGAAGCTAGGTCTGGAGTTTATAGGCTAAGGCATTTTGGGTCATCTAAGAAGGCATTGGATTCCCCTATCGGGTATTTCACGGGTGCCTCGAGTTCGTTTACAGTCTCTTGA